Within Romboutsia sp. CE17, the genomic segment ACACATATCTAAATTAAAGATAGGTCTTAAATGTGGAGGTTCAGATGCTTTTTCAGGAATAACTGCTAATCCTCTTTTAGGACGATTATCAGATAAAATAGTTGCCTTGGGTGGGACATCTATACAAACTGAAGTACCTGAGATGTTTGGTGCAGAAACTATGTTATTCGATAGAGCCATTGATAAAGATATATTTGATAAAAGTGTTAATCTGATAAATGACTTTAAAAAGTATTTTATAAGGTACGATCAAGTTATATATGAAAATCCATCTCCAGGAAATAAAAAGGGAGGAATAACAACTCTAGAAGAAAAATCTTTAGGCTGTGTTCAAAAAGGTGGAAAAGCTATAGTAACAGATGTATTAGGTTATGGTGAAAGAGCGAAAAAAACAGGACTTAATCTATTATACGGACCAGGGAATGACCAAGTTGCAGTTACTGTTTTAGTTGCTGCTGGAGCACATATGGTATTATTTACAACAGGTAGAGGAACTCCTTTTGGAGGTGCAGTACCAACACTAAAAATATCTACTAATACAGATTTATATAATAAGAAGAAACATTGGATAGATTTTAATGCAGGTGAATTAATAGAAACAAAAGATAAAGAATCTGTAGATGATTCATTCTTTAAACTTATACTTGATACAGCATCAGGAGAATATTTGGCAAATAATGAAAAGAATGGATATAGAGAGATATCGATATTAAAAGATGGTGTGACTTTATAGTAAGGGAAAATGTAAATAGATAAAGAATAACTCAAGAATAAACTATTTAGTTCAGTAGAAAATGGATAATATATAGCTAGTATGCAAGTTTTAGGATAAATAGTAGAAATATTTGCTATAATAATGCATTTAAATATCAAAAAAAAATTAGCAAATATCCCCCTAATCTTAATAAAATTAGGGGGATTAATAAAAAATATTATCTATTTCAGGAAAAAGTTGAAAAAAATAATAAAATATGTTATGTTATTAACATAACTAAATCTAGTATACTAGAGTTAAAATGTACTAGATTAAAAAGGGCTAATAAATATATACAGAAGGGTGGATACTAGATGAAAATAGGAAAACGTATTACAACTTTATTACTAACTGCAACTATTGGGTTTGGAGTTGTAGGATGTAATAAAGTAGATGGGGCAGAAAAAAAGGTTAAAGTCGTAAGGGTTGCGCATGGTCAAAATGAAGAGCATCCTGAGCATAAAGCAATGTTAGAATTTGAAAAATACGTGGAAGAAAAAACTAATGGGGAAATCGATGTCCAAATATTTCCAAATGAATTACTAGGTGCTACAGCTCAAGCAGTAGAATTATCTCAAACTGGAGCAGTAGACTTAGTAGTAGCAGGGTTAGGATCATTAGAGTCTTTTAACAAATCTTATACAGTATTTAATTTGCCTTACATAATGGATAGCACAGAGCATTATCATGCAGTAATGAATGATGAAGAGATAATGAACCCTGTATATGAATCTACAAGGGAAAGTGGATTTATAGGATTAACTTGGTTTGATGCAGGTGTAAGAAATATATATACAACTAAAAAAGTTGTAATGAAACCAGAAGATTTAAAAGGACTAAAAATAAGGGTTCAGACCAGTCCTTCAAATGTAAAAATGCTTCAAGCATTAGGTGCATCACCAACACCAATGTCGTTTGGTGAAGTTTATACAGGGTTACAACAAAATGTTATAGACGGAGCAGAAAATAATGAATTAGCATTAATAAATAATAAGCATGGAGAGGTTGCAAAACACTATTCTTATAATATGCATGCAATGCTTCCAGATATATTAATCGCAAGTACAAGTTTATTAGAGGATAAATTAACTGAAGAACAAGCTAAAATTGTTATGGAAGCAGCAAGTTATGCAAATGAGTTTGAAGTAGAGTTATGGGAAGAAGCAGCAGCTGAGGCAAAAGAAAAAGCAGAAGCTATGGGAGTTCAGTTCTACTATCCAGATATAAAACCATTCCAAGAAAAGATGAAGGATTTACACGCTGAGTATACTCAAGATGAAAGCATGAAGGCTGTGTATGATAAGATACGTCAAAAGGGAGACGAAATACTAGCTAAAAATGCAAGTGTAGAATCTGGAAAATAATAAATATTAGTAAAATATATTATTAAAGGAGAATATAAATGGAAACTTTAAGAAAAGGTTTAGATAAAGTTTTAGAAGTAATATGTTGTACACTATTAGCGTTAATGACAATATTTGCTACATGGCAAGTTGCATCAAGATATGTATTTAATAATCCAAGTACTGTAACAGAAGAATTAGTATTAATTTGCTTTGTATGGATGGGATTATTAGGGGGTGCATATGTATTTGGAAAGCAAGAACATATGTGTATGTCGTTTTTAGTAGATAAACTTAGTGAAAAAAATCACGCAAAATTTAAGCTATTTTCTGAAATAATTGTTATATTATTTGCTGCTTTAGTACTTGTATTTGGAGGATTTAGGATGTCTCAATTATCAATGGGGCAATTATCTTCATCATTACAAATACCTATGGGATATATATATTTAGCACTACCTTTATCAGGGATTTTAACTATATTTTATAATATTCTTAATATAAATGATATTATTAAAGAGTTATCAACTACGGATACGAACAAAAATAAAGATACAAAAAGTGCATAATCTAGGGGAGGAAATTAAATGGAATTAGCATTACAAACAGGATTAACTTTATTAGCAGTCTTTCCAATTTTATTATTAATAGGAATACCAATATCAGTTACAATAGGTATATCTTCAGTTTTATCTATATTGAGTGCATTACCTTGGGAAAATGCTGTATTCACTGCATCTCAACGTATATTTACAGGAATTAATTCATTTTCATTATTAGCAATACCATTTTTTATATTAGCCGGAATAATAATGAATAACGGTGGTATAGCAATAAGATTAGTTAACTTTGCAACACTGTTATCAGGAAAATTACCAGGATCATTAGCACATACAAATGTAGTAGGGAACATGTTGTTTGGAGCAATAAGTGGTTCAGGAACAGCAGCG encodes:
- a CDS encoding TRAP transporter small permease → METLRKGLDKVLEVICCTLLALMTIFATWQVASRYVFNNPSTVTEELVLICFVWMGLLGGAYVFGKQEHMCMSFLVDKLSEKNHAKFKLFSEIIVILFAALVLVFGGFRMSQLSMGQLSSSLQIPMGYIYLALPLSGILTIFYNILNINDIIKELSTTDTNKNKDTKSA
- a CDS encoding TRAP transporter substrate-binding protein, with translation MKIGKRITTLLLTATIGFGVVGCNKVDGAEKKVKVVRVAHGQNEEHPEHKAMLEFEKYVEEKTNGEIDVQIFPNELLGATAQAVELSQTGAVDLVVAGLGSLESFNKSYTVFNLPYIMDSTEHYHAVMNDEEIMNPVYESTRESGFIGLTWFDAGVRNIYTTKKVVMKPEDLKGLKIRVQTSPSNVKMLQALGASPTPMSFGEVYTGLQQNVIDGAENNELALINNKHGEVAKHYSYNMHAMLPDILIASTSLLEDKLTEEQAKIVMEAASYANEFEVELWEEAAAEAKEKAEAMGVQFYYPDIKPFQEKMKDLHAEYTQDESMKAVYDKIRQKGDEILAKNASVESGK